In uncultured Methanobrevibacter sp., the genomic window ACTGATAAGCAAAGCCTGTAAAAATGCTGATTTTATTATTTTACCCGAAATGTTTAACTGCCCTTATTCCAATGAGAAATTCATTGAATATTGTGAAAGGGAAGATGAGAGTTTTACGTTAAATAAAATATCTTCACTTGCAAGAAATAATAACGTTTACATTTTAGCAGGTTCCATCCCCGAAAAGGAAAATGAAAATTTATACAATACCTCCTATCTTTTCAACAAAGAGGGAGAAATTATAGCTAAACACAGAAAGATGCATCTTTTTGACATTGACGTTAAAGATCAAATTACATTTAAAGAGTCAGATGTTTTAACTGCAGGAAATGAATTTACAGTTGTTGAAACAGAATTTGGAAAGATAGGCATTGGAATATGTTATGACATTCGTTTTCCAGAACTTGCAAGAATTATGGTTGAAAATGGAGCATTAATCCTATTTTATCCTGGTGCATTTAATATGACAACCGGACCAGCACATTGGGAGCTTCTTTTTAGGTCAAGGGCTTTGGATAATCAGGTTTATTGTGTTGGAGTGGCACCTGCATTAAATAAAGAGGCATCATATCACAGTTTCGGCCATTCCATAATAACAAATCCCTGGGGAGAAGTTATAGCCGAAGCAGGTACAGAAGAAGAAATAATATTT contains:
- a CDS encoding carbon-nitrogen hydrolase family protein — its product is MTKLKLALCQMNVIDDKEANLKNARLLISKACKNADFIILPEMFNCPYSNEKFIEYCEREDESFTLNKISSLARNNNVYILAGSIPEKENENLYNTSYLFNKEGEIIAKHRKMHLFDIDVKDQITFKESDVLTAGNEFTVVETEFGKIGIGICYDIRFPELARIMVENGALILFYPGAFNMTTGPAHWELLFRSRALDNQVYCVGVAPALNKEASYHSFGHSIITNPWGEVIAEAGTEEEIIFGEIDLNEIKRVREELPLLKNKRENLYEVKKI